A genomic stretch from Schaalia odontolytica includes:
- a CDS encoding SdrD B-like domain-containing protein, protein MIVLSFLAGFLTPLTTPAIAADHEATQEADAAQVASDGTGVPEGSVAEDSDGTIPPASTAAPEEEAGAVPAGDASDGQTDGSDQPRARSRRSIDEARDTANLTMTIVNDSDRVKVRDTQITTVNFACSSVNVPCRGGVITVDIPTPTTPDGQVLTTRIGASVVSGNNVQRMVPSYPVPGSGLYRLTFYMKEPLAAGTSDRLQINWWYPNNDAPDGSTVDVTASFSAQNAESVDAHATTTLTATSDVAIEKKKLGAPPAFGSTASYQLRYGYQQIDNTDSNYVGIRWNGSAYNGNQNGIGFVELQNIKVVDPLPEGAEFVSATGGGVYDSATRTVTWSYDSWSWQNPIQNTVVLRYPQGSYDISDQVTNTATITAEQKNNPAVTYSKSSQATHGFAPSNPRGTISKQGDDYNGAFRKGTYQWRFAVNNSGNTTLHQVWDDTLPCTWSTQDAVAGKCDKPSLVGPYDFYIFRPNGSEDGWNWEYWTNTGEHVVLNNQTETKRVELPEGQYITRIRIESDVAPGNGATVWFRGRVPEDFPREEPSDFDSRYNPASKPESYFNYVKSDEYVRVQNCASATLTDVASGRVLASNDNLCSWNRVKTDFPSLHPSVDAPRGLVKSGDRLPLTLNVSIRNPEDNGVPSPFVVTDLLPLGVDIDEIPDSALRATALKNPDGSPYDVSQIKREIIKDYEGTGRTLIRLTVPTPSYNLLRVTLDTKTDSRLGAGKVENRVQAKFIDSEVEPYTRTSSFRLREYCPRAVLAQDTLDLNGSGGTTDYMCETPSSFIVAVSPGMTIEKEVRGNRDADFVSSPKIAQIDPGSDGAYRFTISNTGNVPLRQAVAYDLLPHPGDTGVGPAASQERGSKWKPQINSTQWSFESVTEHPGKEPTVSAVPAADVTVQYTTALNPCRGEVLSAGGSMNQAPAGCTPNAWGDAPADLADVTGFRLVMNRDIAPGEKIRFVTPITSPTTANYTAWNSAALSGGYDQNGKTLYLLPSEAPKVGIEVVTDLGVHKDAVKAVMNGGQPVLDGDGLPQTTSPRQLFSAGDYVLYRISVSNNGPAAATGITVKDALPEGVEYVSSYTRLCPPGDGQQPVVPCAGTTENGSYDPASGTWQVMPSEQAGTNLPVWASSTLYILARVSDTVRGHTITNRAVMGEYDQIDRDPSNNEASADISVGGTISGLVYNDADADWKRAVDGEPPFEGVTLTLLDSNGRPVLDGSGAEVTTTTDAHGAYSFPGLPMGTYSVRITRGTATVDGAQVSMDDYTATYAWGRSPDRSYAGVDSSTTSPIALTQQSPDASNVDFGFTKPAKIGNRVWFDANKNGLQDEGERGVPHVGVYVMYSDDLGALDASGNPVQQVFTDENGEYHFDNLLPTPKNSDVQYRLLFFLPEGYSATTSQVGEDRAIDSNGDNSLFSLKQGQVDDTFDLGLVADGRVEGTLIWDINNQDGAVRTSVDRPLAGVTVTLIRRDGGTDTTIETQTDADGHYSFKDLAPGDYTITVDRDSLAGVCPQCTAQTHAPSGDMVASVGQQLSLTAKVSLVPTHMSVGSQDFAFTGPANTSVEKAITSPATEPDGGFEPGVEVTYTLTMTNRGPSPVTGWSANDKLPAGVEFVRSAGDGTYSADTGVWDLSDQVIDKDATRSVTITVRVTPEAAGRVVTNTVTVAQQDQIGDDASDNTASADLSAGYVLSGKVYNDADASFSAGNNETPYAGVRLTLTHPDGTPVLGSDSQPVTAETKADGTYAFTRLPLGDYRVSIVDPDGGALQGTKPTEAYNSRYKNTADVSIAKATGSVVDVNFGRVKPASIGDTTWIDVNRDGVQGADEPKLPGVRVRLTDVNGGPVTDADGHDVADAVTDEQGHYTFENLLPGTYKVSFQAPAGYTPTQVSAGSDPKADSNGDNADVTLEQGSSEDTIDFGAVGTGVVGDRIFVDVNHSGGAEPDQGDRPLAGVTVKLTWRGPEGATATYEAVTDAQGSYRFSDLLPGGYTIEVDRDSLTKAEALLNVQTHAPGGDTDRTPGNEWTLTNEFTLTGDHMTRTDQDWAFAISADTSIAKAITSPSADEQEDFQFTPGKQISYTLTVTNNGPGPATGVTASDPLPAGVSFVSATGDGTFDQASGAWDLSDQVIASGESRTLVITVRVESESAGTLVSNVAQITHQDQSGDDTTNNRASADFKGGYNLGGLVYRDSDASYSKGEQETPFAGVTVVLLDADGQPVTGQDGQPLTATTDQDGRYQFVGIAPGTYRVSVVGTDSGDLAGLLPTQAYKGRGQINEKSVAAQVSVSAETGSVEGVDFGFVSPASVGDRVWIDANRNGTQEPGEDSLSGVVVILSDGSGTEIARQTSDANGSYRFDGLLPGTYTVTIEVPTGYEAVAQTSLEVTLSEGEVKDDADFPLAPIVIPSNPLLPSAAGALARTGADTVVGLAALLAMAGVAALHARRCRK, encoded by the coding sequence GTGATCGTCCTATCGTTCTTGGCGGGCTTCCTGACTCCCCTGACGACTCCCGCCATTGCGGCGGATCACGAAGCGACGCAGGAGGCAGACGCCGCTCAGGTTGCCTCCGATGGCACCGGTGTACCTGAAGGAAGCGTCGCTGAAGACTCCGACGGGACGATCCCCCCGGCGTCGACAGCAGCACCTGAGGAAGAAGCGGGCGCGGTCCCGGCCGGGGACGCGAGTGACGGTCAGACTGATGGGTCCGATCAGCCGCGTGCCAGGTCACGTCGTTCAATAGACGAGGCACGGGATACGGCGAATCTGACGATGACCATCGTCAATGACAGCGATCGGGTCAAGGTCCGCGACACGCAGATCACCACTGTCAACTTTGCCTGCTCATCGGTCAACGTGCCGTGTCGGGGTGGCGTGATCACCGTGGATATCCCAACCCCCACGACACCCGACGGACAGGTCCTGACGACCCGGATCGGTGCGAGCGTCGTGTCGGGGAACAATGTGCAGCGGATGGTGCCCAGCTATCCCGTACCTGGATCCGGTCTGTACCGCCTCACCTTCTACATGAAAGAGCCCCTGGCTGCGGGAACCTCCGACCGGCTGCAAATCAACTGGTGGTACCCGAACAACGATGCCCCCGACGGGTCCACGGTCGATGTGACCGCCTCCTTCAGCGCGCAAAACGCTGAATCTGTTGATGCGCATGCGACCACCACATTGACGGCAACCTCCGATGTTGCCATCGAAAAGAAGAAGCTGGGTGCGCCCCCCGCCTTCGGGTCGACGGCCTCCTACCAACTGCGCTACGGATACCAGCAGATAGACAACACCGATTCAAACTACGTCGGTATCCGCTGGAATGGATCGGCATACAACGGCAACCAAAACGGCATTGGTTTCGTCGAGCTGCAAAACATCAAGGTTGTCGACCCGTTGCCTGAAGGTGCGGAGTTTGTTTCTGCGACCGGTGGCGGCGTCTATGACTCGGCAACGCGTACGGTGACGTGGAGCTACGATTCCTGGAGTTGGCAAAACCCCATCCAAAACACGGTTGTCCTGAGATACCCGCAGGGAAGCTATGACATTAGCGATCAGGTGACCAATACGGCGACTATTACCGCTGAGCAGAAGAATAATCCCGCCGTCACCTACAGCAAGTCGTCTCAGGCAACCCACGGATTCGCTCCGTCGAATCCTCGCGGCACCATCTCTAAGCAGGGAGATGACTATAACGGGGCGTTCCGCAAGGGTACGTACCAGTGGCGTTTCGCCGTCAACAACTCAGGCAATACAACCCTGCACCAGGTGTGGGACGACACGTTGCCGTGCACCTGGAGCACGCAGGATGCCGTAGCGGGTAAATGTGACAAACCTTCCCTCGTGGGGCCCTACGATTTCTATATCTTCCGCCCCAACGGCAGTGAAGACGGGTGGAACTGGGAGTACTGGACGAATACGGGCGAGCACGTGGTGCTCAACAACCAGACGGAAACGAAACGTGTGGAACTCCCGGAGGGGCAGTACATTACGCGCATCCGCATTGAATCGGATGTTGCTCCAGGTAACGGTGCCACAGTGTGGTTCCGTGGACGCGTCCCGGAGGACTTTCCGCGTGAGGAACCTTCGGACTTTGACTCGCGGTACAACCCCGCCTCCAAGCCCGAATCCTACTTCAACTACGTGAAGTCGGACGAATACGTTCGCGTGCAGAACTGCGCCTCTGCGACGTTGACGGACGTAGCAAGCGGACGGGTTCTAGCCTCCAACGACAACCTGTGTTCGTGGAATCGTGTCAAAACGGACTTCCCGTCGCTGCACCCGTCGGTGGACGCCCCACGCGGTTTGGTAAAGTCGGGCGATCGCCTCCCCCTCACACTGAACGTTTCCATCAGGAATCCGGAAGATAATGGAGTTCCTTCACCGTTTGTGGTGACGGATCTGCTGCCGCTCGGCGTGGATATTGACGAGATTCCTGATTCGGCATTGCGCGCTACCGCTCTGAAGAACCCTGATGGTTCCCCCTACGACGTCTCACAGATCAAACGTGAGATCATCAAAGACTATGAGGGGACAGGGAGGACGCTGATTCGCCTGACTGTGCCCACCCCCTCTTACAATCTGCTGCGCGTCACTCTGGATACGAAGACTGACTCGCGGCTCGGCGCGGGCAAGGTCGAGAACCGGGTGCAGGCGAAGTTCATCGACTCTGAGGTCGAGCCCTACACCAGAACCTCCTCCTTCCGCCTGAGGGAATATTGCCCCAGAGCAGTTCTCGCGCAAGATACTCTCGATCTTAACGGCAGCGGGGGTACTACCGACTACATGTGCGAGACCCCCTCGTCCTTTATCGTGGCTGTTTCCCCGGGCATGACCATCGAAAAGGAGGTGCGTGGCAACCGTGACGCCGACTTCGTCTCATCCCCAAAGATCGCTCAGATTGACCCCGGATCGGACGGGGCATACCGGTTCACCATCTCCAACACCGGCAATGTTCCCCTGAGGCAGGCGGTGGCCTATGACCTGTTGCCTCACCCCGGCGACACCGGCGTCGGTCCAGCAGCATCCCAAGAACGAGGATCGAAGTGGAAGCCGCAGATCAACTCGACTCAGTGGAGTTTTGAGTCCGTCACCGAGCATCCGGGTAAGGAGCCAACTGTCTCTGCCGTTCCCGCCGCTGACGTCACCGTGCAGTACACGACTGCACTGAATCCGTGTCGCGGAGAGGTGCTCAGCGCTGGCGGCTCAATGAATCAGGCGCCCGCGGGATGTACCCCCAACGCGTGGGGCGACGCCCCGGCGGACCTCGCGGACGTTACCGGTTTTCGACTGGTCATGAACCGCGATATCGCGCCGGGAGAGAAGATCCGCTTTGTCACGCCCATAACCTCGCCGACAACCGCGAACTACACGGCGTGGAACTCCGCAGCGCTTTCCGGTGGATACGACCAAAACGGCAAGACCCTCTACCTCCTGCCCTCCGAAGCGCCGAAGGTCGGTATCGAGGTCGTCACCGACCTGGGGGTGCATAAGGACGCCGTCAAGGCGGTCATGAACGGCGGCCAGCCGGTGTTGGACGGGGACGGATTGCCGCAGACTACCTCGCCCCGACAGCTGTTCAGCGCCGGAGACTACGTTCTCTACAGGATCAGCGTCTCGAACAACGGTCCGGCAGCGGCCACCGGCATCACTGTGAAAGATGCACTGCCTGAAGGGGTCGAGTACGTGTCTTCCTACACGCGCCTGTGCCCACCCGGTGATGGTCAGCAACCCGTCGTTCCCTGCGCTGGGACGACGGAGAACGGAAGCTATGACCCCGCGTCGGGCACATGGCAGGTGATGCCATCGGAGCAGGCGGGTACCAACTTGCCGGTATGGGCATCCTCAACCCTGTACATCCTCGCCAGGGTCAGCGATACGGTGAGGGGACACACCATCACGAATCGCGCCGTGATGGGCGAGTACGATCAGATCGATCGCGACCCGTCCAACAACGAGGCGTCCGCTGATATCTCCGTTGGTGGCACGATTTCGGGCCTCGTCTATAACGACGCCGACGCAGACTGGAAGCGTGCGGTTGATGGCGAGCCGCCGTTTGAGGGAGTGACGCTGACACTGCTCGATAGCAATGGCAGGCCGGTCTTGGACGGTAGCGGAGCTGAAGTCACGACGACGACCGACGCCCACGGAGCATACAGCTTCCCGGGGCTTCCCATGGGAACCTACTCCGTCAGGATCACTCGAGGAACCGCTACAGTGGATGGCGCGCAGGTGTCTATGGATGACTACACCGCGACCTATGCGTGGGGCCGTTCGCCGGACCGCTCGTACGCTGGCGTTGATTCCTCGACCACGTCGCCGATCGCCTTGACGCAACAATCTCCCGATGCCTCGAACGTGGACTTTGGTTTCACGAAGCCGGCAAAGATCGGTAATCGCGTGTGGTTTGACGCGAATAAGAACGGACTCCAGGATGAGGGAGAACGAGGAGTCCCACACGTAGGCGTGTACGTCATGTATTCGGATGATCTGGGAGCGCTCGATGCGTCCGGAAATCCGGTGCAGCAGGTCTTTACCGATGAGAATGGCGAGTATCATTTCGACAACTTGCTCCCGACTCCGAAGAACTCGGACGTCCAGTATCGACTCCTGTTTTTCCTTCCCGAAGGGTATTCGGCGACAACCAGCCAGGTGGGTGAGGATCGTGCTATCGACTCCAATGGGGACAATAGCTTGTTCTCGCTGAAGCAGGGCCAGGTGGATGACACCTTTGACCTGGGGCTGGTCGCTGACGGCCGCGTTGAGGGAACGCTGATCTGGGATATCAACAACCAGGATGGAGCTGTTCGGACCTCCGTGGATCGTCCCCTCGCCGGTGTGACAGTGACACTGATACGCCGAGATGGCGGGACGGACACAACCATCGAGACACAGACGGACGCCGACGGGCACTATTCCTTCAAGGACCTTGCCCCCGGCGACTACACGATCACCGTCGACAGGGACTCGTTGGCGGGCGTCTGCCCGCAGTGCACGGCTCAGACGCACGCGCCTTCGGGTGACATGGTTGCTTCTGTGGGGCAGCAGCTGTCCCTGACCGCGAAAGTCAGCCTGGTGCCGACACACATGTCGGTTGGATCGCAGGACTTTGCGTTTACCGGACCGGCGAATACATCGGTCGAAAAGGCAATCACCAGCCCTGCGACAGAGCCTGACGGTGGCTTCGAACCCGGCGTCGAAGTGACATACACGCTGACGATGACGAACCGCGGACCGAGCCCGGTCACCGGGTGGAGCGCCAACGACAAGTTGCCCGCCGGCGTCGAGTTCGTCAGGTCAGCCGGTGACGGGACGTATTCTGCCGACACCGGAGTGTGGGACCTTTCCGATCAGGTGATCGACAAGGACGCGACGCGTTCGGTGACCATCACCGTACGAGTCACGCCTGAGGCGGCCGGACGCGTCGTCACTAATACCGTGACTGTCGCTCAGCAAGACCAGATCGGTGACGACGCATCCGATAACACCGCGTCTGCGGACCTAAGCGCCGGATACGTGCTCTCCGGCAAGGTCTACAACGATGCCGACGCCTCGTTCAGCGCTGGCAACAATGAGACTCCGTACGCGGGAGTGCGCCTGACGCTGACGCATCCGGATGGGACGCCGGTCCTGGGCAGCGACTCTCAACCGGTGACGGCTGAGACGAAGGCGGATGGAACATACGCCTTCACGCGACTACCCCTGGGCGACTACCGGGTGAGCATCGTGGATCCCGACGGCGGAGCGCTGCAGGGAACAAAGCCCACGGAGGCATACAACAGCCGCTACAAGAACACCGCGGACGTATCGATTGCCAAGGCCACGGGCTCGGTCGTTGACGTCAACTTCGGTCGAGTCAAGCCCGCTTCGATCGGCGACACCACCTGGATCGACGTGAACCGTGATGGCGTGCAAGGTGCCGACGAACCGAAACTTCCCGGTGTCCGCGTGCGGCTCACAGACGTCAACGGCGGCCCCGTCACCGATGCTGACGGCCACGACGTGGCCGATGCCGTGACGGATGAGCAGGGGCATTACACCTTCGAGAACCTCTTGCCGGGCACCTACAAGGTGTCCTTCCAGGCACCGGCCGGATACACCCCGACTCAGGTGAGTGCGGGCAGTGACCCGAAGGCAGACTCGAACGGTGACAACGCTGACGTGACGCTCGAGCAGGGCAGCAGCGAGGACACCATCGACTTCGGCGCCGTCGGCACCGGAGTGGTCGGTGACCGCATCTTCGTCGACGTCAACCACAGCGGTGGAGCTGAGCCCGATCAGGGAGATCGCCCGTTGGCCGGTGTCACCGTGAAGCTCACCTGGCGCGGCCCGGAGGGTGCTACGGCAACCTATGAGGCTGTGACGGACGCACAGGGTTCCTACCGCTTCAGCGACCTGTTGCCCGGAGGCTACACAATCGAGGTCGACCGCGATTCGTTGACGAAGGCCGAGGCCCTGCTGAACGTGCAGACACACGCGCCAGGTGGCGACACCGATCGCACACCTGGGAATGAGTGGACCCTCACCAACGAGTTCACACTGACCGGCGACCACATGACCCGCACGGATCAGGATTGGGCATTCGCGATCTCGGCCGACACCTCGATCGCGAAGGCGATCACCAGCCCCAGCGCTGACGAACAGGAGGACTTCCAGTTCACGCCGGGCAAGCAGATCAGCTACACGCTGACCGTCACCAACAACGGTCCCGGACCCGCCACCGGCGTGACCGCCTCGGACCCGCTGCCCGCGGGGGTGTCCTTCGTGTCGGCAACCGGCGACGGCACCTTCGACCAGGCCTCGGGGGCGTGGGATCTGTCCGATCAGGTCATTGCCTCGGGAGAGTCGCGGACCCTGGTGATCACTGTTCGCGTCGAGTCCGAAAGCGCGGGAACCCTCGTGTCGAATGTCGCTCAGATTACCCATCAGGACCAGTCGGGCGACGACACGACCAACAACCGGGCGTCGGCCGACTTCAAGGGAGGATACAACCTGGGTGGGCTTGTCTACCGAGACTCCGATGCCTCGTACTCGAAGGGCGAGCAGGAAACCCCCTTCGCGGGAGTTACGGTCGTCCTGCTGGACGCGGATGGACAACCGGTGACCGGACAGGACGGCCAGCCTCTGACTGCGACGACCGATCAGGACGGACGCTACCAGTTCGTCGGAATCGCTCCGGGGACCTACCGCGTGAGCGTCGTCGGCACCGATTCGGGTGACCTGGCTGGCCTCCTACCCACGCAGGCCTACAAGGGACGCGGACAGATCAACGAAAAGTCCGTTGCCGCGCAGGTGAGCGTGTCGGCCGAGACCGGTTCCGTCGAAGGCGTTGACTTTGGTTTCGTGTCCCCAGCCTCCGTCGGAGACCGCGTCTGGATTGACGCCAATCGCAACGGCACGCAGGAACCCGGCGAGGATAGCCTGAGCGGAGTCGTCGTCATCCTGAGTGACGGGTCTGGGACGGAGATAGCCCGGCAAACCAGCGACGCCAACGGTTCATACCGCTTTGACGGGCTGCTTCCCGGCACCTACACCGTCACCATCGAAGTGCCCACCGGGTACGAGGCCGTCGCTCAGACGAGCCTTGAAGTGACCCTGTCTGAGGGTGAGGTCAAGGACGATGCGGACTTCCCGTTGGCCCCCATCGTGATCCCCTCGAACCCGCTTCTTCCCTCTGCTGCAGGAGCGTTGGCGCGCACCGGTGCAGACACGGTGGTTGGTTTGGCCGCGTTGCTCGCCATGGCGGGTGTCGCTGCCCTACACGCCAGACGGTGCAGGAAGTGA
- a CDS encoding L,D-transpeptidase family protein — MRNISVRLLRCIGASATTIACIGLFPLAATASGANDVPSLDTSSPSAAASPDVGSEAPDPSGHEDSSPAADASGQASERQATSQADAATDSVETPSLDHDSASADTQREPTSPEATSGHWVRHEAGWRYELEDGTWIHNGVFDVEGHRYAFDARGYVPVGWYKDPSGAWYASTENGVRTGWYHEGGSWYHLGDGGTMTTGWLSSGGSWYHLSAGGQMVTGWSRIDGSWYHFDASGAMSASRWVRSGSWYYLGNSGAMATGWFVAGGTWYYAESNGAMATGWVLSDGSWYHLDSSGALSTGWLRDGGGSWYYLDATRGGAMATGWSQVGGTWNYFDRWKGFWVSNRAGFEADWNYAKSLYSPTNYLVVVDTSAPHCMTFYWADGSWQPLTDMPCSVGKPSTPTITGTFTIKNRGRSFGHGYTAYWWTQFSGDYLFHSVLYYEGTYTIMDGTLGGHVSHGCVRLRYEDAKWLHDTIPSGTYVTIY; from the coding sequence ATGAGAAACATCAGTGTCCGCCTCCTGCGATGCATCGGCGCATCGGCGACCACGATCGCTTGTATCGGCCTATTTCCGCTGGCCGCAACTGCCTCGGGCGCGAACGATGTCCCGTCGCTCGATACCTCCTCGCCTTCCGCGGCGGCCAGTCCCGACGTCGGCTCCGAGGCACCCGATCCAAGCGGCCACGAGGATTCATCGCCCGCGGCCGACGCTTCCGGGCAGGCCTCGGAACGCCAAGCGACCTCCCAGGCCGACGCGGCCACCGATTCGGTGGAAACCCCCTCCTTAGATCACGATTCCGCCTCGGCTGACACGCAGAGAGAACCTACGAGTCCGGAGGCAACCTCCGGCCATTGGGTTCGCCACGAGGCCGGCTGGCGCTACGAACTAGAGGACGGGACGTGGATACACAACGGCGTCTTCGACGTGGAGGGACACCGCTACGCGTTCGACGCTCGGGGCTACGTCCCGGTCGGATGGTACAAGGACCCAAGTGGCGCATGGTATGCGTCGACCGAGAACGGCGTGCGCACAGGCTGGTACCACGAGGGAGGTTCGTGGTACCACCTCGGTGACGGCGGCACGATGACGACCGGCTGGCTTTCCTCGGGCGGTTCCTGGTACCACCTGTCGGCAGGCGGACAGATGGTCACCGGCTGGTCCCGCATCGACGGCTCCTGGTACCACTTCGACGCATCCGGGGCGATGAGCGCCTCGCGATGGGTGCGTTCGGGTTCGTGGTACTACCTGGGCAACAGCGGTGCGATGGCAACCGGTTGGTTCGTCGCCGGAGGCACGTGGTACTACGCGGAATCGAACGGAGCGATGGCCACCGGGTGGGTTCTCTCCGACGGCTCCTGGTACCACCTGGATTCCTCTGGCGCGCTCTCCACCGGCTGGCTGCGCGACGGGGGCGGTAGCTGGTACTACCTGGATGCCACCCGAGGCGGCGCGATGGCCACCGGGTGGTCCCAGGTCGGCGGCACGTGGAACTACTTCGATCGTTGGAAGGGTTTCTGGGTGAGCAATCGGGCGGGGTTCGAGGCCGACTGGAACTACGCCAAGAGCCTGTACAGCCCCACGAACTACCTGGTGGTGGTGGACACCAGCGCCCCCCACTGCATGACCTTCTACTGGGCTGACGGATCGTGGCAGCCGCTTACCGACATGCCGTGCTCCGTCGGCAAACCCTCAACGCCGACGATCACGGGAACGTTCACCATCAAGAACCGAGGCCGCTCCTTCGGGCACGGCTACACCGCCTACTGGTGGACGCAATTCTCGGGAGACTACCTGTTCCACTCGGTCCTCTACTACGAGGGCACCTACACCATCATGGATGGCACCCTGGGTGGACACGTCTCGCACGGGTGCGTGCGCTTGCGCTACGAGGATGCCAAGTGGCTCCACGACACGATCCCCTCAGGGACATACGTGACGATCTACTGA